The following proteins are encoded in a genomic region of Desulfosporosinus youngiae DSM 17734:
- a CDS encoding sensor histidine kinase, with translation MKYSPPQSLIRIRAIPYELFYRIDISDEGMGIAEAEQSKIFARFYRSPAVSGQEGVGLGLFLVREILAAGGGYIKASSKLGRGSIFSVFLPTEKR, from the coding sequence GTGAAATATTCTCCCCCGCAAAGCCTGATCCGAATCCGGGCTATTCCCTATGAGCTCTTTTACCGGATTGATATCTCCGATGAAGGAATGGGCATAGCAGAGGCAGAACAAAGCAAAATCTTTGCCCGTTTTTACCGTTCTCCGGCAGTGAGCGGACAAGAGGGCGTGGGGCTGGGGCTGTTTCTGGTCAGGGAAATTCTTGCCGCCGGCGGCGGATATATCAAGGCATCCTCTAAACTGGGGCGAGGCTCGATATTCTCGGTTTTTTTGCCTACTGAAAAACGCTGA
- a CDS encoding alpha/beta hydrolase, which translates to MKKETICGLNGYHIPCVNNLRGDERTAVIISHGFGSSKESPTAQAISAALSEHGIGTYSFDFPAHGDSPVTGDLLRIANCLNDLAAVEAHVHKLRPAAEIAYFSSSFGAYINLIYLATRPHLGKKSFLRCAAVDMPGLFRNGTSPEQYAQLREQGYIILDLNYLHPLKITREFYDDLGDHDLFQLCRPDMAELAMVHGDADETAPVEAARRFAERFGAGLTEIHGADHRIMNPGGKEQVINCAVQFFKTK; encoded by the coding sequence ATGAAAAAAGAAACCATCTGCGGATTAAACGGTTATCATATTCCTTGTGTGAATAATTTAAGAGGTGACGAGCGGACGGCTGTCATTATCAGCCATGGTTTTGGCAGCAGCAAAGAAAGTCCCACAGCTCAAGCCATCTCGGCGGCGCTGTCCGAACATGGCATAGGCACTTACAGCTTTGATTTTCCCGCCCACGGTGATAGTCCGGTGACAGGTGATTTGTTAAGGATAGCCAACTGTCTCAACGACCTGGCCGCCGTCGAAGCCCATGTACATAAACTCAGGCCCGCCGCAGAAATTGCTTACTTCTCCTCCAGCTTTGGCGCCTACATTAACCTGATCTATTTGGCGACGCGTCCTCATTTGGGTAAGAAATCCTTCCTGCGCTGTGCGGCAGTGGATATGCCGGGGTTGTTTAGAAACGGCACTTCGCCGGAGCAGTATGCTCAGCTAAGAGAGCAGGGCTACATTATCCTGGATCTTAACTATCTTCACCCGTTGAAGATCACCAGAGAATTCTACGATGACCTTGGGGACCATGACTTGTTCCAACTCTGCCGGCCGGATATGGCCGAGCTGGCAATGGTCCACGGTGACGCTGATGAGACCGCCCCGGTGGAGGCGGCAAGGCGCTTTGCCGAGCGGTTCGGTGCGGGACTCACCGAGATTCATGGTGCGGATCACCGCATTATGAATCCAGGCGGAAAAGAGCAGGTAATCAACTGTGCGGTGCAGTTCTTCAAGACAAAGTGA
- a CDS encoding glycine betaine uptake BCCT transporter, whose product MKSVSKVDKPILWSSLIISAAFVVAALVAPKGVAKVFNEIFSFFTKNLGWAYMLSAALFVVFCLGLAVSKYGNIKLGKDDEEPEHSRGSWFAMLFAAGMGVGLVFWGAAEPIMHFDTSPFADSKTPEAAGIAMRTVFFHWGLHPWALYAIVALALAYFQFRKGLPGLISSTLYPLIGEKGIRGPVGKIIDAIAVIVTLFGVATSLGLGAQQLTTGMNYEYGLPNTTTVTIVLIAIITVLFTISAVTGIDKGIKFLSNTNMVIAFLLMLFLLFAGPTKYILNLFSESLGNYLQHIVSLSFFLDTQGTVAKHTGYDWIGSWTVFYWAWWITWAPFVGSFIARISKGRTIREFMVGILVAPTLLSAIWFSIVGGSALNIELFGSGGIGAAVAEDVSSGIFAMLSHFPFSGLLALLTMILLAIFFITSADSATFVVGMFTSGGELNPDARLKIVWGVVEGALAAMLLVAGGLSAVQTVALMFSFPFMIIMLLMVVSLVKALGQGKAERR is encoded by the coding sequence ATGAAAAGTGTAAGCAAAGTAGATAAACCGATATTATGGAGTTCACTGATCATCTCGGCAGCATTTGTAGTTGCTGCACTGGTGGCTCCAAAGGGTGTTGCCAAAGTTTTTAATGAGATCTTCTCTTTTTTCACCAAGAACCTGGGTTGGGCCTATATGTTGTCTGCGGCTCTGTTTGTTGTTTTTTGTCTTGGTTTGGCAGTAAGCAAATACGGCAATATCAAGCTCGGTAAAGATGATGAAGAACCCGAGCATAGTCGTGGAAGCTGGTTTGCCATGCTCTTTGCCGCAGGCATGGGTGTCGGCCTGGTGTTCTGGGGTGCAGCTGAGCCGATTATGCATTTTGACACGTCCCCTTTCGCGGACAGCAAGACCCCGGAGGCTGCCGGCATTGCAATGCGTACGGTATTTTTTCACTGGGGGCTGCATCCCTGGGCTTTATATGCAATTGTTGCCCTGGCTCTGGCTTATTTTCAATTCCGCAAAGGTCTTCCTGGCCTGATCAGCTCCACTCTCTACCCATTAATTGGAGAGAAGGGCATCAGAGGACCTGTAGGCAAAATCATTGATGCCATTGCTGTTATCGTAACTCTCTTTGGAGTTGCAACGTCCCTCGGATTGGGTGCCCAACAGCTTACCACAGGAATGAACTACGAATACGGTCTTCCTAATACCACCACTGTAACGATTGTGTTAATCGCCATCATCACGGTTTTGTTTACCATCTCAGCTGTGACCGGAATTGATAAAGGTATTAAATTTCTCAGCAATACTAATATGGTGATTGCTTTCCTGCTGATGCTTTTCCTTTTATTCGCTGGCCCGACAAAATATATCCTGAATCTTTTTTCCGAATCACTCGGCAATTATCTGCAACACATCGTTTCTTTGAGTTTCTTTCTGGATACTCAGGGAACCGTTGCCAAACATACAGGTTATGACTGGATTGGCTCCTGGACAGTTTTTTACTGGGCCTGGTGGATCACCTGGGCTCCCTTTGTCGGAAGCTTTATCGCCCGGATTTCTAAAGGCAGAACCATTCGTGAATTCATGGTAGGCATACTTGTGGCGCCCACTTTGTTAAGCGCAATATGGTTTAGCATCGTAGGCGGCAGTGCTCTTAACATTGAGCTGTTTGGCAGCGGAGGAATTGGTGCCGCCGTTGCTGAAGATGTTTCCAGCGGTATTTTCGCAATGCTCAGTCATTTCCCCTTTAGTGGCCTGCTGGCACTGCTTACGATGATCTTATTGGCTATCTTCTTCATCACTTCTGCTGACTCCGCGACCTTCGTTGTCGGAATGTTTACTTCCGGCGGAGAACTTAACCCGGATGCCCGGCTAAAAATTGTTTGGGGTGTTGTGGAAGGAGCTTTAGCCGCTATGCTCCTTGTAGCCGGTGGGCTTTCCGCAGTTCAGACAGTGGCACTTATGTTTAGCTTTCCTTTCATGATTATTATGCTCCTCATGGTTGTGAGCTTGGTTAAAGCTTTAGGCCAGGGCAAGGCAGAAAGAAGATAA
- a CDS encoding ABC transporter ATP-binding protein: MVILKTTDLRKYYGDGDTAVRALDGVNLAVEKGEFVAVVGTSGSGKSTLLHLLGGLDRPSGGTVSVDGKEIFSLKDEELTIFRRRKIGFVFQSYNLVPVLNVYENIILPIQLDGNEPDEEYVTRIVQTLGLESKLQNLPNHLSGGQQQRVAIARAIAAKPAIILADEPTGNLDSRTSQDVMGLLKVTGEKFGQTIVMITHNEELAQLADRIIRIEDGKLAGGGQI; encoded by the coding sequence ATGGTTATTTTAAAAACAACGGACCTGCGCAAATATTACGGGGATGGTGATACGGCTGTCCGCGCCTTGGACGGGGTGAACCTGGCGGTGGAAAAGGGGGAATTCGTCGCTGTGGTGGGCACTTCCGGCAGCGGCAAATCCACTCTGCTTCACCTGCTCGGGGGACTTGACCGGCCCAGCGGCGGGACTGTTTCCGTGGATGGCAAGGAAATTTTCTCCCTGAAAGATGAGGAGCTGACGATTTTCCGGCGGCGCAAGATCGGCTTCGTCTTCCAGAGCTATAACCTTGTGCCGGTGCTCAATGTCTATGAAAACATTATTTTGCCCATCCAATTGGATGGCAACGAGCCGGATGAGGAGTATGTCACCCGGATCGTTCAAACCTTGGGTTTGGAAAGCAAGCTGCAGAATCTTCCGAACCATCTTTCCGGAGGCCAGCAGCAGCGGGTCGCCATCGCCAGGGCCATAGCCGCCAAACCGGCCATTATCCTGGCCGACGAACCCACCGGGAATCTAGACAGCAGAACCAGTCAGGACGTGATGGGGCTTCTCAAAGTGACCGGGGAAAAATTCGGGCAGACCATCGTCATGATTACCCATAACGAAGAACTGGCCCAGCTGGCCGACCGGATCATTCGGATTGAGGACGGTAAACTAGCGGGCGGTGGACAAATATGA
- a CDS encoding response regulator transcription factor: MSKINKILIVEDDLSLSEGIVLAFKDSNFAFVQTRNLAEARQAARSTPFQLVILDLNLPDGNGLDFLKELRQTSALPVIILTANDLETDVVRGLELGADDYITKPFSLMILRARVNARLRNTSTSAGDMVEIEGFCFSFAKMEFAKKGVPIELSKTEQKLLRILLENRGHTLTRAQLVDAIWTEGAEYVDENALSVTVNRLRNKLEDMPSSPRFIKTVYGIGYTWAVP, from the coding sequence GTGAGCAAAATAAATAAGATCCTGATCGTTGAAGATGATCTATCCTTGAGCGAAGGGATAGTTCTGGCTTTTAAAGACAGTAATTTTGCCTTTGTACAGACCCGGAACTTAGCTGAAGCGAGACAAGCAGCTCGGAGTACCCCTTTTCAGCTGGTGATTCTGGATCTCAACCTGCCTGATGGCAACGGACTGGATTTTCTTAAGGAGCTGCGCCAAACTTCAGCCCTTCCGGTCATCATCCTGACCGCCAATGACCTGGAAACCGACGTGGTCAGGGGTCTGGAACTGGGAGCGGATGACTACATCACCAAACCCTTCAGCCTGATGATCCTGCGGGCCAGGGTCAACGCCAGGCTGAGAAACACCAGTACTTCAGCCGGCGACATGGTAGAGATTGAGGGGTTTTGCTTTTCCTTTGCCAAAATGGAGTTTGCCAAGAAGGGTGTTCCCATTGAGCTGAGCAAAACAGAACAAAAGCTGCTGCGCATCTTGTTGGAAAACCGCGGGCACACCTTGACCCGGGCTCAGCTGGTGGATGCCATTTGGACGGAGGGTGCCGAATATGTGGATGAGAATGCTCTCTCAGTAACCGTTAACCGCCTGCGCAATAAATTGGAGGACATGCCATCCTCCCCGCGTTTCATCAAGACCGTTTATGGTATCGGTTACACCTGGGCGGTGCCCTGA
- a CDS encoding methyl-accepting chemotaxis protein: MKKRVIGVKGKILISTTAVLLLMLASVSGIVVYQVNKQAYDGYISNSREQMKTVSQAINIFYEQLDKNIDMMATNPLVMKVDDSIRTYKNTTEAVQMKPSVNGGIEQAIYEVFKQYADSHEGTMYVYLGTEDGRYIQWPEDSITAGYDPTQRPWYRDAEHKNGSIIRTDPYTYESLMLTSNARSFTDENGKFLGVVAIDVQQSAISDMLKQMKTGETGYSLIVHNTGVIMADGQKSDNNFKKIEEVGIEGLDKLLAKELKPFDVLIDGEKYIVSPSKVEGTDWILGSFMTEKELESSARKIINIIIFSATTILILTFMLLYFVSGSITKPILAVTRKIQDFAGLDFSADEKAYDEKYLNRNDETGDMVRALGIMRGNVAEFIRKTAGAAEQLAASAEELTAASQQAATVSDEITKTIGEIAGGAGDQARDTETTAGHIKELGNLLEQDFNNLQEFNIAAVKIEKQKEEGFLILAELIDKTQNNHEAASNAFQIIMSNNESAEKIESASTMIQSIADQTNLLALNAAIEAARAGEAGRGFAVVAEEIRKLAEQSDSFTNDIKTVINELKTKSQTAVDLMRQTQQIVEEQAGSVKQTEGKFAGIAEGIDTIKNTINQLNYSAGLMAENKNKIIDLTQNLSAISEENAACTEQASAAMEEQAAAIGEIANSGESLARIAEELRVLIEKFRV; the protein is encoded by the coding sequence ATGAAAAAAAGGGTTATTGGAGTAAAGGGGAAGATTCTCATATCTACAACCGCTGTTCTTTTGCTAATGTTGGCAAGTGTCAGCGGTATTGTCGTTTATCAAGTAAATAAACAGGCTTATGATGGTTATATTAGTAATTCCAGAGAACAAATGAAGACCGTTTCTCAGGCAATTAACATTTTTTATGAGCAGCTGGACAAAAATATCGATATGATGGCGACAAATCCTTTGGTCATGAAGGTCGATGACAGTATTAGAACCTATAAAAATACAACGGAGGCTGTTCAAATGAAGCCTTCGGTCAATGGAGGCATTGAACAGGCAATCTACGAAGTATTCAAGCAATATGCCGATAGTCACGAAGGGACAATGTATGTTTATCTGGGAACGGAAGACGGTAGATATATACAATGGCCGGAAGATAGTATAACAGCGGGATATGACCCTACCCAAAGGCCTTGGTACCGTGACGCCGAGCACAAAAACGGAAGTATTATCCGAACTGATCCTTACACTTACGAGTCTTTAATGCTGACCAGCAATGCCCGTTCATTTACGGACGAAAATGGAAAATTCCTCGGTGTCGTTGCTATTGATGTCCAACAATCGGCTATTAGCGATATGTTAAAGCAAATGAAGACCGGCGAAACAGGATATTCTCTGATTGTACATAATACAGGTGTTATCATGGCCGATGGACAAAAATCCGATAACAATTTTAAAAAAATCGAAGAAGTTGGGATTGAAGGATTAGATAAGCTTTTGGCTAAAGAACTAAAACCATTTGATGTCTTGATTGATGGTGAAAAGTATATTGTCAGTCCCTCTAAAGTGGAGGGAACCGATTGGATATTAGGGTCATTTATGACAGAAAAAGAGTTAGAGTCTAGTGCAAGGAAAATTATAAATATCATTATTTTTTCCGCAACAACCATCCTCATACTAACCTTTATGTTGTTATATTTTGTTTCGGGTAGTATAACAAAACCTATTTTAGCAGTTACAAGGAAAATACAAGATTTTGCCGGTTTGGATTTTTCCGCAGATGAAAAAGCATATGACGAAAAGTACTTGAACCGAAACGATGAAACTGGGGATATGGTGAGGGCGCTGGGAATTATGAGAGGTAATGTGGCTGAATTTATCCGCAAAACCGCCGGTGCCGCGGAACAGCTGGCAGCGTCAGCGGAGGAATTAACGGCTGCTTCCCAGCAAGCAGCTACAGTGTCAGATGAAATTACCAAAACGATTGGGGAAATCGCCGGCGGTGCCGGTGACCAAGCAAGAGATACCGAAACAACAGCCGGTCATATAAAAGAGTTGGGTAATTTATTGGAACAAGATTTCAATAATTTGCAAGAATTCAATATAGCGGCCGTGAAAATTGAAAAGCAAAAAGAAGAAGGTTTCTTAATTTTGGCTGAGCTTATTGATAAAACTCAGAATAATCATGAAGCTGCAAGCAATGCCTTTCAGATTATCATGAGCAACAATGAAAGTGCAGAGAAAATTGAAAGCGCCAGCACCATGATTCAAAGCATTGCAGACCAGACCAATCTTTTAGCTTTAAATGCCGCAATAGAAGCGGCCAGAGCAGGGGAAGCAGGCAGGGGTTTTGCGGTTGTTGCTGAGGAAATCAGAAAGCTTGCCGAGCAATCCGATAGCTTCACCAATGACATTAAAACGGTCATCAATGAGTTAAAGACAAAATCGCAAACTGCCGTTGATTTGATGCGGCAAACCCAGCAGATTGTTGAGGAACAAGCGGGAAGTGTTAAACAAACTGAAGGAAAATTTGCAGGGATAGCAGAGGGGATCGATACTATAAAAAACACCATTAATCAACTGAATTATTCTGCGGGCTTAATGGCAGAGAATAAAAACAAAATTATTGACTTGACGCAAAATCTGTCGGCAATCTCTGAAGAGAATGCGGCTTGCACGGAGCAGGCGTCAGCGGCTATGGAAGAACAGGCCGCTGCAATCGGAGAAATTGCCAACTCAGGGGAGAGCTTAGCGAGAATCGCGGAAGAACTAAGAGTATTGATCGAGAAATTTAGGGTTTAG
- a CDS encoding DMT family transporter gives MQADTVIREKMVPGGWTQKKADGAIALVAMVWGASYLLMKVGLEGIAPLNMIALRCCIAFAATALIFNKKVRKADGIVLQYGAVLGLVIFAIFGFIMYGLKTTTASAAGFLCSTTVVFVPILQIIITRKKTQPKVMAGTVFTIMGIALLTIHESLSFDTGAALCIAGAFFYACHIILTDRFIRRVDGLLLGVYQLGFAGLYGLIASFIFEMPSLPVGAAQWGAIMGLALVSSAFGFVMQSIAQKYTTPEHTGLLYALEPVFSALFAFVLLREILAIRGYIGALMVLCGILIPNIKSRAPD, from the coding sequence ATGCAAGCCGATACCGTGATACGGGAAAAAATGGTGCCAGGAGGCTGGACGCAAAAGAAAGCCGATGGTGCCATCGCTCTGGTCGCCATGGTTTGGGGCGCGTCTTATCTGTTGATGAAAGTAGGGCTCGAAGGGATTGCCCCCCTCAATATGATCGCCTTGCGTTGTTGTATCGCTTTTGCGGCAACCGCTTTGATCTTTAATAAAAAAGTAAGAAAAGCCGATGGGATTGTGCTTCAGTACGGGGCTGTTCTGGGGCTGGTCATTTTCGCTATTTTCGGTTTCATTATGTATGGCTTAAAAACCACCACGGCCTCGGCGGCAGGCTTTTTATGCAGCACGACCGTGGTGTTTGTCCCGATCCTGCAAATAATTATCACCAGAAAAAAAACGCAGCCAAAGGTGATGGCGGGGACGGTTTTCACCATTATGGGCATTGCTTTACTGACAATTCATGAATCTCTCAGCTTCGATACCGGCGCGGCCCTCTGCATCGCCGGTGCTTTTTTCTATGCCTGCCATATCATTCTTACCGACCGGTTCATCCGGAGGGTAGACGGCCTGCTCTTAGGTGTTTACCAGCTCGGTTTTGCCGGTCTCTATGGATTGATCGCCAGTTTTATTTTTGAGATGCCATCGCTGCCTGTGGGAGCGGCGCAATGGGGTGCTATTATGGGCTTGGCCCTTGTTTCCAGCGCTTTCGGATTTGTGATGCAGTCTATCGCCCAAAAGTACACCACCCCGGAACATACCGGATTGCTGTATGCTTTGGAACCAGTATTTTCCGCCCTTTTTGCTTTTGTCCTTTTGCGGGAAATACTTGCAATCAGGGGATACATCGGCGCGCTTATGGTGCTTTGCGGCATTCTTATTCCCAATATAAAATCGCGTGCCCCTGATTGA
- a CDS encoding hydantoinase/oxoprolinase family protein yields MILGIDTGGTYTDGVLLDSKQRVIAKAKALTTHQDLAIGIRNCINNLQERDWQQIRLVSLSTTLATNAVVEGRGCEAGLLLIGNELPGVLPTQNYAVLQGGHDISGNPLADLDIREIRAALTKFQGNVDAMAISGYLSVRNPEHELRVREIVDEILGVPVVCAHELTSSLGFRERTVTAVLNAKLIPVIKELMASVKAVLREFNIQARLMIVKGDGTLMTEEGAMDKPIETILSGPAASIVGATSLTGADKAIILDMGGTTTDIAVLKDGVPKVNPEGATVGGWLTRVRAADIVTCGLGGDSYIKIDSKGRLSVGPQRVWPLAIAADKYPYLIQELQDQMEAVWTVPFAQPTDSYIFLKDKSPLILSEVELSALKTLKSGAHTHLSLAKQLGIEPYFLNLQRLVEFGMLVKASLTPTDLLHVQGSYTPGNVNASKLGIEIMAHRLGVSSEEFIKLALNQVTENLCLALFDSMLNHNETSPNIKQNLKAEIFLDKIFDPCSEEPFNLAVQVNYPLIAIGAPVKDYLPKAAEKLRCKLMIPEHSEVANAVGAASGKLIETMDALIRPNAGGGFILHSPWERKVFENLTEAKEYARQQFEQEAKRSAEKAGVVYYDLTVDFQDQYLKTNTSQTNDLYLDTKVQATILGRPNWL; encoded by the coding sequence TTGATACTAGGAATCGACACAGGAGGAACTTATACCGATGGTGTACTCTTAGATTCCAAACAACGGGTCATTGCCAAAGCTAAAGCTTTAACCACTCATCAGGATTTAGCCATTGGTATTCGCAATTGCATTAATAATCTCCAAGAACGTGATTGGCAGCAGATCAGACTCGTTTCTTTATCGACCACTTTAGCGACCAATGCTGTGGTAGAAGGGCGCGGATGTGAAGCAGGATTATTATTAATAGGAAATGAGTTGCCTGGTGTGCTCCCCACTCAGAACTATGCAGTTTTGCAAGGCGGGCACGATATCTCCGGAAATCCTCTGGCTGATCTGGACATCCGGGAAATTCGCGCAGCGCTGACTAAATTTCAAGGAAACGTTGATGCTATGGCGATTTCAGGGTATTTAAGTGTCAGAAACCCTGAACACGAACTCCGGGTACGGGAGATTGTGGATGAAATTTTAGGTGTTCCGGTTGTTTGTGCCCACGAACTGACCTCTTCTTTAGGTTTCCGCGAACGTACGGTTACGGCCGTATTAAACGCCAAACTTATCCCTGTCATCAAAGAATTAATGGCTTCGGTAAAAGCAGTCTTAAGAGAATTTAATATTCAGGCGAGGTTAATGATCGTTAAAGGCGATGGCACCTTAATGACGGAGGAAGGGGCGATGGATAAACCTATTGAGACCATTCTTTCCGGTCCTGCTGCCAGTATTGTCGGTGCAACTTCTTTGACAGGCGCGGATAAAGCGATCATTCTGGATATGGGCGGAACTACCACAGATATTGCTGTTTTAAAAGACGGTGTACCCAAAGTGAACCCGGAAGGGGCTACCGTAGGGGGATGGTTAACCAGGGTACGGGCCGCAGATATAGTTACTTGCGGTCTCGGCGGAGACAGTTACATTAAGATAGATAGCAAAGGCAGATTGTCGGTTGGTCCCCAGCGGGTATGGCCATTGGCCATTGCCGCGGACAAGTACCCTTACCTTATTCAAGAGCTGCAGGATCAGATGGAAGCTGTTTGGACGGTTCCTTTTGCTCAGCCCACGGACAGTTATATTTTCCTAAAAGACAAATCTCCTCTAATCTTGAGTGAGGTGGAATTATCAGCACTGAAGACCTTGAAATCCGGAGCTCATACTCATTTATCCCTGGCTAAACAGTTAGGTATAGAACCGTATTTTTTAAACCTTCAACGCCTCGTGGAATTTGGTATGCTCGTTAAGGCATCTCTTACCCCGACGGATCTCCTGCATGTCCAAGGGTCCTATACTCCGGGGAATGTAAACGCTTCTAAGCTGGGTATAGAAATTATGGCCCACAGACTGGGTGTGTCTTCTGAAGAGTTTATCAAACTTGCCCTGAATCAGGTTACGGAAAATCTCTGTCTGGCCTTATTTGACAGTATGCTGAATCATAATGAAACCTCTCCGAATATCAAGCAGAATCTAAAAGCAGAAATTTTTTTGGATAAGATTTTTGATCCTTGCAGCGAAGAACCGTTTAATCTTGCAGTACAAGTGAACTATCCGCTGATCGCTATCGGTGCACCGGTCAAGGATTACTTGCCCAAGGCTGCCGAGAAGTTACGCTGTAAGTTAATGATTCCTGAACATTCCGAAGTAGCCAATGCTGTTGGGGCTGCTTCAGGCAAGCTGATAGAAACGATGGATGCTCTTATCCGGCCCAACGCCGGAGGTGGATTTATCCTGCATAGTCCTTGGGAGCGTAAAGTCTTTGAAAACTTGACGGAAGCCAAAGAATATGCCCGCCAACAATTCGAACAAGAAGCGAAACGTTCGGCTGAGAAAGCAGGTGTTGTTTATTACGATCTGACGGTGGATTTCCAAGATCAGTATTTAAAAACGAATACAAGTCAGACAAATGATTTGTACCTGGATACGAAAGTTCAGGCAACGATTCTCGGTCGTCCGAACTGGTTGTAG
- a CDS encoding methyltetrahydrofolate cobalamin methyltransferase has protein sequence MLIIGELINTSRKAIKAAVETKDADYIKQVAKDQLEAGANYIDVNCGTMVNNEAEVMEWLVNTVQEAVEAPLSIDSPDPKVIEAGLRLVKYGQPMINSISDEKERFDSILPLAVKYNAKVVALCMDDTGMPETGEDRVRVAQSLYQKLTEAGVPDENIYFDPLVKPISAVEKAGVEVLESIKLIKQLFPKVHFTCGLSNVSFGLPNRKVLNRLFVVQTMTVGMDGYILNPTDKEMMGVIYASLALLGQDSYCMNYLTAHRKGLYEV, from the coding sequence ATGTTAATTATCGGAGAACTTATCAATACGAGCAGAAAAGCCATTAAAGCAGCAGTAGAAACGAAAGATGCCGATTATATTAAACAGGTGGCTAAAGATCAGCTGGAAGCCGGAGCCAATTATATTGATGTCAACTGCGGAACCATGGTTAATAATGAGGCTGAGGTCATGGAATGGCTGGTTAATACGGTACAGGAAGCGGTTGAGGCGCCCCTCAGTATTGACAGCCCGGATCCCAAAGTCATTGAGGCCGGTTTAAGACTTGTTAAGTATGGCCAACCCATGATTAATTCCATTTCTGATGAGAAGGAACGTTTTGATAGCATCTTGCCCTTAGCCGTTAAATACAATGCTAAAGTTGTGGCCTTATGCATGGATGATACGGGAATGCCGGAAACCGGCGAAGATCGTGTACGAGTAGCCCAAAGCCTTTATCAAAAACTTACGGAAGCCGGTGTTCCCGACGAAAATATTTACTTTGACCCCCTGGTTAAACCGATTAGTGCGGTAGAAAAAGCGGGTGTTGAAGTATTGGAGTCCATAAAACTCATTAAACAATTATTCCCTAAGGTGCATTTTACCTGTGGTCTCAGCAATGTTTCCTTTGGACTGCCCAACCGCAAGGTATTGAACAGGCTGTTTGTTGTGCAGACCATGACTGTGGGGATGGATGGTTATATTCTTAATCCTACGGATAAAGAGATGATGGGAGTTATTTATGCTTCGCTGGCATTATTGGGCCAGGACTCCTATTGTATGAATTATTTGACGGCTCATCGTAAAGGCTTATACGAAGTTTAA
- a CDS encoding histidine kinase dimerization/phospho-acceptor domain-containing protein encodes MDKWIWAAGGVAVAVTVTALAAIVILWQRRKMRRLMDSLNAMLDKAIEGSFAETAFDESLLSATEARMARFLAVCAVSSRNLAAEKDKIKGLIADISHQTKTPIANLLLYSQLLEEYELPEECSLCVNALSAQAQKLDFLIGALVKASRLESGIIAVSPRQGEVQALIEAAIAQIKLKAKEKGIRLEAERAVGTAYYDPKWTVEALYTSWTMG; translated from the coding sequence ATGGATAAGTGGATCTGGGCAGCAGGGGGAGTCGCTGTTGCTGTAACTGTGACTGCCCTGGCAGCTATTGTAATTCTCTGGCAACGGAGAAAAATGCGGCGGCTCATGGACTCCTTAAATGCCATGCTGGACAAGGCTATCGAGGGCAGCTTCGCCGAAACCGCTTTCGATGAATCCCTCTTGTCGGCTACAGAGGCCAGAATGGCACGTTTCTTAGCGGTGTGTGCGGTGTCCTCCCGAAATCTGGCTGCGGAAAAGGATAAAATAAAGGGCCTGATCGCGGACATTTCCCATCAGACCAAGACACCCATTGCCAATCTCCTGTTGTATTCCCAGCTTCTTGAGGAGTATGAGCTGCCGGAGGAATGTTCCCTCTGCGTCAATGCGCTGTCAGCTCAGGCCCAAAAGCTGGATTTTCTGATCGGAGCCCTGGTGAAAGCATCCCGTCTCGAAAGCGGAATCATTGCGGTATCCCCCCGGCAGGGTGAGGTGCAGGCCTTGATTGAAGCAGCCATAGCTCAAATCAAATTAAAAGCCAAGGAGAAAGGAATCCGTCTTGAAGCAGAAAGGGCAGTGGGTACGGCCTACTACGATCCCAAATGGACGGTCGAGGCTCTATACACATCCTGGACAATGGGGTGA